One Acanthopagrus latus isolate v.2019 chromosome 12, fAcaLat1.1, whole genome shotgun sequence genomic region harbors:
- the sec16a gene encoding protein transport protein Sec16A isoform X1: MQPPPRTGPPGASGPPPSGPNMFRRTRPHKHTAAATATMPPATQPMTDPFAFVRPPPPMAAGGLPTIPNSNPPPMQAPPNTMYAQAGPGLPPQPHTLEDVPAAPPGPPTSSLPGVTLFNPHNTSSPSVFQAPSPAGYVSSSHSEQGYFNSREQTPSLATEPPLAASAPVPFQSPFNPEYQGQIPPQPVPFQPVPPTTSSSQWAPDHGSRPPSVQNYFQPTSDPPPQPFNLPPATQMYPSHTPSPHHNTPTPPTQPGLPPVQAPLPVQNPARPPSSHWPDLNAPQHHNSHFQTQSYFSQSSAPQDSWFNQPPQDSGYHQMGTSHPQPRPDSAGSQHVPHTGPGPSSAPAPAPVPVPYSQESGTLSMFFKDNDVENEETLAGERNKAVNGTPAPSHHHSNPQAHGGHADVPLDYRSPSLQDHSHVPYMNDGSHASQGTTQKPPDSQYDHVENLECVPNQEVLPSETHGSPAAAPAAHVVDQFETGPNLETPDSIPRPMRSASVSSNYSNMSHGSGTSSRRHQGVVGTFIQQESPRLADEANLSPAAGGYFEQIDTSPAGDMGAQQSPLEQMWPPTPSPPKPTGIFQASANSSFEPVRSHGVGVRPPEVDRAKMVAEGGTDSTPGNLEQPPDNMENIYGPGHPVPAGAAGGVPHLTHPVVSSRPSSRAFGASRPCESPATTLWAQNDPASLNASILLAPAAPTVLAPLREPSADVIQPPEDGPLDLQPSQRIQQTSQQHLENLENPPKVSEAEPTDSHGNLGYASLLVADSLHQPVLIAPPVSNYSVIPPSNPAQPASLRESTPPVRSLAQGQGANASQPPLVTSNQNPLFAPGPVSLGSSSTHQGPLNLTRDNAEPAPSDVTAPPQSQPVPLLSRGQSLGGDSQSVQVNPQASLVIAPVSNHNQPSNYELLDFSMHQSQSQNQASGHPSSLHESPQSSNGFYLQVTKDAQQGLRVQGNTPAQTPASSSTPQVQPTPPQAAANTQLPPAEPPKTSDAQAAPQGQNVAPPPVPVSGAQPPHSQYPTSVQGPAAPAAAYPPGPRGPVPPGASQPAPAEPPRPPSSAGSQQGYGPPPPGPGQMYGGYYGNYGEYPDSRAAYPSGQYPPPLGDPRAQQYYQDGAYRSRADPWYGRYEGQTPVYRDPNYSYREPQPERPSSRASQYSDRPSSRQGYSEDFHRANQSAYSEYYADYAKHYDYAGYNYGQYDPRYRGYYDQSYWSNDDRYRGRDNYYNQYAYPQRKEGYDDQWRYYPGYDASFDDDYRRRGEFAGDDFDRRSVHSEQSAHSVHSSHSHHSRRSSFSSRSQQSQVYRSQPDLVSAVYDNTSSTLAVDYSYGQYPNPADASHNYSQYPYPTESTWIAPEQPPPRPATPEKFSIPHRCARFGPGGHLVQVLPNLPSAGQPALVDIHSMETMLQDTPDQTELRAFPGPLVKEETHKVDVIKFSQNKALECSRDNNLLDRDSARLLWDFIMLLCRQNGTVVGTDIADLLLKEHRSVWLPGKSPNEANLIDFNNEPLARAEEEPGAGPLSLLSDTFMTVPENVGKETERFRELLLFGRKKDALEAAMKGGLWGHALLLASKMDNRTHARVMTRFANSLPINDPLQTVYQLMSGRMPASATCCGEEKWGDWRPHLAMVLSNLTHTLDLDTRTITTMGDTLASKGLIDAAHFCYLMAQVGLGVYTKKSTKMVLIGSNHSLPFYHFATNEAIQRTEAYEYAQSLGSQPYSLPNFQVFKLIYACRLAEAGLSAQAFHYCEVISRTVLIQPAYYSPVFISQIIQISEKLRFFDPQLKEKPEQELFNEPEWLLELRQLDGQIRTGVIKYSEDRTSPAQYDCGSPSSDLDQLSPTEPPNMHVELDGPTPDNPLMSSLLPGAPPQAVQLMPPAPPSILQDAMAPPQPLPSNDVPQFYPVPPTGQPGQFPVSGYPPQDPGFAPPPFQPQPEQTEMYPGAHQQPGPPAPQAGQMSPHMPPQMPPQMPPQVPHSPVQMNLMNHPPPQMPQHMPPSPGHMPHVEHRSQAQTEMPPPRSSFTPQTDFYDQMAQMGPGRRSRTTSQSSMHMMGPGRRSRTTSESSTHSGGRERSNSAVKQASPPPPSIPEQPRKEEAKKVKKDSPKKVGGGGGGGGWLKNWLWKGKNEAHLPDDKNKSIVWDEQKQKWVDLNEPEEESKPPPPPPSCFPAMPHAPGPGGHAGPPSGGPPGVNVYSRKAGTRSRYVDVLNPNSRTAKPSGLAPAPADIFAPLAPMPMPANLFVPSSAPDDQQPLEGSEGGNVEQNSPNTSANPQMFNPTLLPPAPEGPPVPDGSQSGELSRSSSMSSLSREVSQHLNQGAAPAGGVTFYNPAQFAQTSAPSGVGHRPGRLGGQRQYPVLK; this comes from the exons ATGCAGCCGCCTCCTCGGACTGGACCTCCAGGAGCCTCTGGCCCTCCTCCCTCTGGGCCCAACATGTTCCGCAGGACCAGGCCTCACAAGCATACAGCAGCAGCTACTGCCACAATGCCGCCTGCTACTCAACCCATGACAGATCCGTTTGCTTTTGTTAGACCTCCTCCCCCTATGGCGGCAGGTGGTCTTCCAACGATACCCAACAGCAACCCTCCGCCAATGCAAGCCCCACCTAACACCATGTACGCTCAAGCTGGCCCAGGGCTGCCTCCGCAGCCACATACGCTGGAGGATGTGCCAGCTGCTCCCCCTGGGCCCCCAACATCATCTTTGCCAGGGGTGACCCTGTTCAACCCACATAATACATCATCTCCTAGTGTTTTCCAGGCACCCAGTCCAGCAGGATATGTGTCCTCCTCACATAGCGAACAGGGCTATTTTAATTCACGAGAACAGACACCATCCCTGGCCACAGAGCCACCACTTGCGGCCTCAGCCCCAGTACCATTTCAGTCACCTTTTAACCCAGAATATCAAGGACAGATTCCTCCTCAGCCTGTGCCCTTCCAGCCTGTGcctcccaccacctcctcttcccAGTGGGCCCCTGATCATGGAAGTCGTCCCCCATCAGTTCAGAATTATTTCCAGCCTACTAGTGACCCTCCACCACAGCCTTTTAATTTACCTCCAGCGACCCAGATGTACCCCTCCCACACCCCATCACCCCATCACAACACCCCCACCCCGCCAACACAACCTGGACTTCCCCCCGTCCAGgctcctcttcctgttcagAACCCTGCAAGGCCACCTAGTTCTCATTGGCCCGACCTGAATGCACCCCAGCATCATAATTCCCACTTTCAAACTCAGAGTTACTTCAGTCAGAGCTCTGCGCCCCAGGACTCATGGTTCAACCAACCTCCACAGGACTCAGGCTACCACCAAATGGGGACTAGCCATCCTCAGCCTCGGCCTGACTCTGCTGGATCTCAGCATGTGCCCCACACTGGGCCTGGGCCTAGCTCTGCCCCTGCTCCTGCCCCAGTCCCAGTCCCATACTCTCAGGAGTCTGGTACACTCTCAATGTTCTTCAAAGACAATGATGTAGAAAATGAAGAAACTCTGGCTGGAGAGAGAAATAAGGCAGTCAATGGTACTCCTGCACCCTCTCACCATCACAGTAACCCACAAGCCCACGGTGGCCATGCTGATGTTCCTTTGGATTACAGAAGTCCGTCTCTGCAAGATCATTCACATGTACCATACATGAATGATGGCAGTCATGCGTCACAGGGAACTACTCAGAAGCCCCCAGATTCCCAGTACGACCATGTGGAGAATTTGGAGTGTGTCCCAAACCAGGAAGTATTACCCAGTGAAACCCATGgcagccctgctgctgcacctgctgccCATGTGGTAGACCAGTTTGAAACCGGGCCTAACCTGGAGACTCCAGATTCTATTCCAAGACCAATGAGATCTGCAAGTGTGTCTTCCAACTACAGCAACATGAGCCATGGAAGTGGAACTAGCAGTCGTCGACATCAGGGAGTTGTAGGTACCTTTATTCAGCAGGAAAGTCCACGTCTTGCTGATGAAGCCAACctgtctcctgctgctggaggctaCTTTGAGCAGATTGACACTTCACCAGCTGGAGATATGGGTGCACAACAAAGCCCACTGGAGCAGATGTGGCCTCCCACACCCAGCCCTCCCAAACCAACTGGTATCTTTCAGGCCAGTGCTAATAGTTCTTTTGAGCCTGTGCGTTCACATGGGGTTGGGGTGCGCCCTCCTGAAGTAGACAGGGCTAAAATGGTAGCAGAAGGGGGCACAGATTCTACACCTGGCAACCTAGAGCAGCCACCAGATAATATGGAAAACATTTATGGCCCAGGGCACCCTGTACCTGCTGGGGCTGCAGGTGGTGTGCCTCATCTTACACACCCTGTGGTTTCTTCTCGACCTTCATCACGTGCTTTTGGGGCCAGTCGCCCTTGTGAGAGCCCCGCTACAACTCTGTGGGCTCAGAATGATCCTGCTAGCTTGAACGCTAGCATCCTCCTAGCCCCTGCTGCCCCGACAGTTCTTGCCCCTTTACGAGAGCCCAGTGCTGATGTAATCCAGCCACCGGAGGATGGCCCACTGGACCTGCAGCCCTCCCAGAGAATCCAGCAAACTTCACAGCAGCACTTGGAAAACCTAGAAAACCCGCCAAAGGTGAGTGAGGCAGAGCCAACCGACTCTCATGGCAACCTTGGCTATGCTTCTCTCCTTGTGGCCGACTCGCTCCATCAGCCTGTTTTGATTGCGCCACCTGTGTCCAATTACAGTGTGATTCCCCCCAGTAACCCTGCTCAACCTGCTAGCCTTAGGGAATCTACCCCACCTGTGCGATCACTTGCACAGGGGCAGGGTGCCAATGCTTCTCAACCACCTTTAGTGACCTCTAATCAGAATCCACTCTTTGCCCCTGGACCAGTGAGCCTCGGTTCTTCAAGCACTCACCAGGGTCCTCTCAATCTGACCCGAGACAATGCAGAACCGGCACCATCAGATGTCACAGCTCCGCCACAGTCGCAGCCAGTCCCCCTGCTTTCAAGGGGCCAATCATTGGGTGGGGACAGCCAATCTGTCCAAGTTAATCCACAGGCTTCTCTTGTGATTGCTCCTGTCTCTAATCATAATCAGCCATCAAATTATGAACTGCTTGATTTTTCTATGCATCAATCACAATCCCAGAACCAAGCATCTGGCCATCCTTCCTCTCTACATGAGTCTCCACAGTCTAGTAATGGATTTTACCTACAGGTCACCAAAGATGCTCAGCAGGGTTTACGAGTTCAAGGAAATACCCCTGCCCAGACCCCGGCCTCTTCATCTACCCCACAGGTTCAGCCAACACCCCCCCAAGCAGCTGCAAACACCCAGCTGCCACCAGCTGAACCACCTAAGACATCTGATGCTCAGGCTGCACCACAGGGACAAAatgttgctcctcctcctgttcctgtgAGTGGAGCACAACCTCCCCATAGTCAGTATCCAACTTCTGTGCAGgggcctgctgctcctgctgctgcgtATCCTCCAGGGCCACGAGGACCAGTTCCTCCAGGAGCATCCCAGCCAGCTCCTGCAGAGCCACCTCGACCACCTTCCTCTGCAGGCAGCCAGCAGGGCTATGGGCCCCCTCCTCCAGGACCAGGGCAGATGTACGGTGGCTATTATGGTAATTATGGAGAATACCCTGATAGCAGAGCAGCATATCCTTCTGGCCAGTACCCACCTCCACTTGGGGATCCCCGAGCACAGCAATATTATCAA GATGGTGCATATAGGAGCAGAGCAGACCCTTGGTATGGCAGATATGAGGGGCAGACCCCTGTTTATCGTGATCCAAACTACTCATACAGAGAGCCTCAGCCTGAGAGACCCAGCTCCAGAGCCAGTCAGTACTCTGACAGGCCCTCATCAAG GCAAGGCTATTCTGAAGATTTCCACAGAGCAAACCAAAGTGCCTATAGTGAATATTATGCAGATTATGCCAAGCACTATGATTACGCAG GCTACAATTATGGACAGTATGACCCACGATACAGAGGCTACTATGATCAGTCCTACTGGTCTAATGATGACCGctacagaggcagagacaacTACTATAATCAATACGCATATCCTCAGAG GAAAGAAGGCTACGATGATCAGTGGCGGTACTATCCCGGTTATGATGCCAGTTTCGATGATGACTACCGCCGTCGCGGAGAGTTCGCTGGTGATGACTTTGACCGACGCAGCGTCCACAGTGAACAGTCTGCACATAGTGTGCACAGCTCTCACAGCCACCACAGCCGACGAAGCAGCTTCAGCTCTCGGTCACAGCAG AGCCAGGTATACAGAAGCCAGCCTGACTTGGTGTCAGCAGTCTATGATAACACATCATCCACTTTGGCTGTTGATTACTCCTACGGACAGTACCCAAACCCAGCTGATGCTTCCCACAACTACAGCCAGTACCCCTATCCCACAGAAAGCACCTGGATCGCCCCAGAGCAGC ctcctcctcgtCCTGCAACCCCAGAGAAGTTCAGCATACCCCACCGCTGTGCCCGCTTTGGACCTGGTGGTCATCTAGTCCAAGTTCTGCCCAATCTCCCCTCAGCTGGACAGCCTGCACTCGTTGATATCCACAGCATGGAG ACCATGCTGCAGGATACCCCAGATCAGACAGAACTACGAGCCTTCCCTGGACCTCTTGTTAA GGAGGAGACCCATAAGGTGGATGTGATAAAGTTCTCCCAGAACAAAGCCCTGGAGTGTTCGCGTGACAACAACCTCCTTGACAGGGACTCTGCCCGCCTCCTCTGGGACTTCATTATGCTCCTCTGTAGACAGAACGGG ACTGTTGTCGGCACGGACATCGCTGACCTCTTGCTGAAGGAGCACCGCTCCGTCTGGCTGCCAGGCAAAAGCCCTAATGAAGCCAACTTGATCGATTTTAACAATGAACCGTTGGCACGAGCTGAGGAAGAGCCCGGGGCTGGACCGCTGTCCCTCCTATCTGACACCTTCATGACTGTCCCAGAGAACGTTGGAAAGGAGACGGAACGCTtcagggagctgctgctgtttggccGCAAGAAG GATGCACTAGAGGCAGCCATGAAGGGAGGACTTTGGGGCCATGCCCTGTTGTTGGCCAGTAAGATGGACAATAGGACACATGCACGGGTCATGACAag GTTTGCCAACAGTTTGCCCATCAATGACCCTCTACAGACAGTGTACCAGCTGATGTCAGGGAGGATGCCCGCATCAGCCACT TGCTGTGGAGAGGAGAAGTGGGGTGACTGGCGCCCTCACCTGGCCATGGTGCTGTCtaacctcacacacaccctggaCTTGGACACTCGCACCATTACCACCATGGGTGACACTCTGG CTTCCAAGGGGCTGATCGACGCTGCGCACTTCTGCTACCTGATGGCCCAAGTTGGTCTGGGAGTTTATACCAAGAAGAGCACCAAGATGGTTTTGATTGGCTCCAAccacag TTTGCCCTTTTATCACTTTGCTACCAATGAAGCCATCCAGAGGACTGAGGCCTACGAGTATGCTCAGTCTCTGGGCTCCCAGCCGTATTCACTTCCCAATTTCcag GTGTTCAAGTTGATCTATGCATGCCGCTTGGCTGAAGCAGGCCTGAGTGCTCAGGCTTTCCACTACTGTGAAGTCATCTCTAGGACTGTCCTCATACAGCCTGCCTACTACTCCCCTGTTTTCATAAGTCAAATCATCCAG ATTTCTGAAAAGCTGCGATTCTTTGATCCACAACTGAAGGAGAAGCCAGAGCAGGAGTTGTTTAATGAGCCTGAATGGCTTTTAGAGCTCAGGCAGCTGGATGGACAGATCAGG ACGGGAGTGATTAAATACAGTGAAGACAGAACATCTCCTGCACAGTACGACTGTGGCAGTCCCAGCTCGGACTTGGACCAGTTGAGTCCAACTGAACCTCCCAACATGCATGTGGAGCTGGATGGCCCCACACCTGACAACCCACTAATGAGCTCATTACTGCCAGGGGCTCCACCACAGGCTGTGCAGCTGATGCCTCCAG ctcccccctccatcctccaagATGCCATGGCCCCTCCTCAGCCTTTACCCTCCAATGATGTGCCCCAATTCTACCCAGTACCCCCCACTGGACAACCAGGTCAGTTCCCTGTCTCAGGCTACCCTCCACAGGATCCTGGCTTCGCCCCCCCTCCATTCCAGCCTCAACCTGAGCAAACAGAAATGTATCCCGGTGCCCATCAGCAGCCAGGCCCGCCAGCTCCTCAAGCGGGCCAAATGTCACCACACATGCCCCCTCAGATGCCCCCACAGATGCCCCCTCAGGTGCCCCATTCACCTGTACAGATGAATCTGATGAATCACCCACCACCCCAGATGCCTCAGCACATGCCTCCTTCTCCCGGGCACATGCCGCACGTAGAGCACCGGTCCCAGGCCCAAACAGAGATGCCCCCACCCAGAAGCTCCTTCACACCACAGACGGACTTCTATGACCAGATGGCTCAGATG GGTCCTGGGAGGAGGTCAAGGACTACATCACAATCTTCAATGCATATG ATGGGTCCAGGACGTCGCTCGCGCACTACTTCTGAATCTTCCACTCACTCTGGTGGAAGAGAGCGGAGTAACTCGGCTGTGAAGCAAGCATCGCCACCTCCCCCTTCAATTCCTGAACAGCCCCGCAAAGAGGAGGCCAAGAAAGTGAAGAAAGACTCCCCGAAAAAGGTT ggtggtggtggtggtggtggcggctgGCTAAAAAACTGGCTCTGGAAGGGGAAGAATGAGGCTCACTTGccagatgacaaaaacaaatct ATTGTGTGGGATGAGCAGAAGCAGAAATGGGTCGACTTGAATGAGCCTGAAGAGGAG AGTAAgccccctcctccgcctccctcaTGCTTCCCCGCAATGCCCCACGCGCCGGGCCCTGGAGGGCATGCTGGGCCCCCAAGTGGTGGTCCTCCCGGTGTCAACGTGTACTCCAGGAAGGCAG GCACGAGGAGCCGATATGTGGACGTTCTGAACCCGAACAGTAGAACAGCTAAACCAAGCGGATTGGCTCCCGCACCTGCAGACATCTTCGCTCCTTTGGCACCAATGCCCATGCCTGCAAACCTATTTGTGCCTAGTTCAG CTCCTGACGATCAACAACCTCTGGAGGGCAGCGAAGGAGGAAATGTGGAACAGAATTCACCAAACACCAGCGCCAATCCACAG aTGTTCAACCCAACATTATTACCACCTGCCCCCGAAGGTCCTCCTGTGCCTGATGGCTCACAGTCCGGAGAG CTCTCACGTTCTAGCTCAATGAGTTCTTTATCACGCGAAGTGAGTCAGCATTTAAACCAG GGAGCAGCACCCGCTGGAGGCGTCACCTTTTATAACCCTGCACAGTTTGCACAG ACGAGTGCACCATCAGGAGTTGGACACCGCCCCGGCCGTTTGGGCGGTCAGCGCCAGTACCCAGTGTTGAAGTAA